From the Cryptomeria japonica chromosome 2, Sugi_1.0, whole genome shotgun sequence genome, one window contains:
- the LOC131078818 gene encoding U-box domain-containing protein 4, translating to MASNDTGDDQRRQMNNNVEEIVWAVLHGEEDVKVRAAKEIRHMTRTSARSRAKLAAGGVIVPLVKMLSSSNMEAKEAALLALLNLAVKNEKNKIAIGKTGAIELFVDLLESKNAHLKEHAAAAILTLSASSVNKPIIGSSGATQLLVELLTIGTHQGKMDAVMALYNLSTYPDNLTVILAAEPVPALIALLKECRKSSRVAEKISALLESLSALEEGRTCILKEEGGILTLVEVIEDGSLQSREHAVGALLTMCESNKYNYREAILKEGVIPGLFELIIQGTPKAQKKARALLQALREAPSLNETDSASIALENIVYDHVDDMEKGTEAAKKLFTEMVQASMEQSMSHHLNQDALVCIPSEFTRTNNLAKVPPM from the exons ATGGCGAGTAATGATACTGGGGATGATCAGAGGAGACAGATGAATAATAATGTGGAGGAAATTGTATGGGCTGTTCTGCATGGGGAAGAGGATGTTAAAGTTCGTGCAGCTAAGGAGATCAGACATATGACCAGGACATCTGCAAGGAGCAGAGCTAAGCTGGCAGCAGGGGGTGTGATTGTGCCCCTTGTTAAAATGCTCAGTTCTTCTAATATGGAGGCCAAGGAAGCTGCTCTTTTGGCCCTTCTCAACCTTGCTGTCAAAAATGAGAA GAATAAGATCGCAATAGGGAAGACCGGTGCTATTGAGCTTTTTGTGGATCTTTTGGAGTCAAAAAATGCTCACTTGAAGGAACATGCTGCTGCAGCAATACTGACACTTTCAGCCTCTTCTGTCAACAAGCCAATTATTGGATCTTCTGGAGCCACTCAGCTGCTGGTAGAATTACTTACCATAGGTACCCACCAAGGAAAGATGGATGCAGTCATGGCGCTCTACAACCTTTCTACATACCCAGACAATTTAACAGTCATTCTTGCTGCTGAGCCTGTGCCAGCTTTGATAGCATTGCTGAAAGAGTGCAGGAAATCTTCTAGAGTTGCTGAAAAAATCAGTGCTTTGCTAGAATCACTATCGGCCTTGGAAGAAGGCAGGACGTGCATTCTGAAGGAGGAAGGAGGAATCCTTACACTTGTGGAAGTTATAGAAGATGGATCCTTGCAAAGCAGAGAACATGCCGTCGGAGCTCTGCTGACAATGTGTGAAAGCAATAAGTACAATTATAGGGAAGCAATCCTGAAAGAGGGAGTTATTCCAGGACTTTTTGAGCTCATCATTCAGGGCACACCTAAAGCCCAGAAAAAGGCTCGTGCCCTTTTACAGGCTCTACGAGAAGCTCCTTCCTTGAATGAAACTGACTCAGCATCTATTGCACTTGAGAATATTGTCTATGATCATGTTGATGATATGGAGAAAGGAACGGAAGCTGCTAAGAAGCTGTTCACAGAAATGGTTCAAGCAAGCATGGAACAGAGCATGAGTCATCATTTAAACCAGGATGCACTGGTTTGTATACCATCAGAGTTTACAAGAACAAATAACTTAGCTAAAGTACCCCCAATGTAG